A region of Lycium barbarum isolate Lr01 chromosome 3, ASM1917538v2, whole genome shotgun sequence DNA encodes the following proteins:
- the LOC132630071 gene encoding serine carboxypeptidase-like 50, whose product MPLLELPSMESKLKQLHLFILLLLLTNCLSSLAITLESSFPEEALPTKSGYLIVNTTTNSSIFYTFYEAQKPRTNLYETPILIWLQGGPGCSSMLGNFYELGPFRVSFSLRHNVEHLTLEQNPGSWNRVFGLLFLDNPIGTGFSIATSPDEIPRNQHDVARHLFTAVTKFIALDRLFENRPIYLTGESYAGKYVPSFGYYTLKKNEGLPKSRRLNLAGIAIGNGLTDPETQVGTHALSAYYSGLINEKQKVKLEMLQKEAIQLTRNGNWSEATSARSKVLGTLSNMTGLATLYDFRRLKTYEDELVAKFLSNVEIKRALKARESIAFDVCSDLVGKVLHEDVMKSVRYMVEFLVRNTKVLLYQGQCDLRDGVVSTEAWMKKMKWDGIGKFLEAERNVWRVNGELAGYMQKWENLTHVVIMNAGHLVPTDQAVNSQAMIEDWVLEKGLVSTGQIKQKPSNIGKSL is encoded by the exons ATGCCCTTGTTGGAGCTACCATCAATGGAGTCCAAACTAAAACAACTACACCTCTTTATACTCCTCTTATTACTCACCAATTGCTTATCATCATTAGCAATAACTCTTGAATCTTCCTTTCCTGAAGAAGCACTCCCAACAAAATCAGGCTACCTAATAGTTAACACAACAACTAATTCATCAATTTTTTACACTTTTTATGAAGCTCAAAAACCAAGAACCAATCTTTATGAAACCCCAATTCTCATTTGGCTTCAAGGTGGTCCTGGTTGTTCATCCATGCTTGGAAACTTCTATGAATTAGGTCCTTTTCGCGTTTCGTTTTCTCTCAGGCATAACGTCGAACACCTTACGCTCGAACAAAATCCAGGGTCCTGGAATCGTGTTTTCGGGCTCCTTTTTCTTGATAATCCAATTGGAACTGGATTTAGTATTGCTACAAGTCCAGATGAGATACCAAGAAACCAACATGATGTTGCTAGACATCTTTTTACTGCTGTAACCAAATTTATCGCGTTGGATCGTCTGTTTGAAAATCGACCTATTTATCTCACTGGTGAAAGTTATGCTGGAAAATATGTGCCATCATTTGGTTACTATACACTGAAAAAGAACGAGGGGTTGCCTAAATCGAGACGATTAAATTTAGCTGGGATTGCTATTGGTAATGGACTAACTGACCCTGAAACTCAAGTGGGAACTCATGCTTTAAGTGCTTATTATTCAGGGTTGATTAATGAAAAGCAAAAGGTGAAATTGGAAATGCTTCAAAAGGAAGCAATTCAACTTACTAGAAATGGAAATTGGAGCGAGGCAACAAGTGCTAGATCAAAGGTGTTGGGGACGTTGAGTAATATGACAGGGCTTGCGACTTTATATGATTTTAGGAGGCTAAAGACTTATGAAGATGAATTGGTTGCTAAGTTTTTAAGCAATGTAGAGATTAAGAGGGCTCTAAAAGCGAGAGAATCGATAGCTTTCGACGTGTGCAGTGATTTGGTAGGCAAAGTGTTGCACGAGGACGTGATGAAAAGTGTGAG GTACATGGTGGAGTTCTTGGTTAGGAATACTAAGGTGTTGTTATACCAGGGGCAGTGTGATTTGAGAGATGGAGTGGTGTCAACCGAGgcatggatgaagaagatgaagtggGACGGAATTGGAAAGTTTTTGGAGGCGGAGCGGAATGTTTGGAGAGTGAACGGCGAGCTTGCTGGATATATGCAGAAGTGGGAGAATTTGACCCATGTTGTGATAATGAACGCAGGACATCTTGTGCCTACCGATCAAGCAGTGAATTCTCAGGCGATGATTGAAGATTGGGTATTGGAAAAAGGATTGGTCTCCACGGGTCAGATTAAGCAAAAGCCAAGCAATATTGGTAAATCGCTTTGA
- the LOC132630072 gene encoding dnaJ protein P58IPK homolog, translating to MEPLMKLWSFLFTALILNFIFACQLFFLQPLVSALDTKPGDAAALFERVTKNVKVKKYSEALNDLNAAIEADPALSEAYWHRASLLRQLCRYEESEKSYKKFLEMKPRDSAAEKELSQLLQAKSAFDSATSLLDTGDIKKALEYIDKVVLVFSPACSKAKLLKVKLLLADKDYSGVILEAGYMLKEDEDNLEALLLRGRAYYYLADHDVALRHYQKGLRSDPEHGELKKTYFGLKNLLKKTKSAEDNASKGKLRLAVEEYRAALALDPNHSAHNVNLHLGLCKVLVKLGRGKDAISSCSEALELDGELIDALVQRGEAKLLTEDWEGAVADLKEAAEKSPQDRNIREALMRAERSLKLSQRKDWYKILGVSKTASVAEIKKAYKKLALQWHPDKNVENREEAENKFREIAAAYEVLGDEEKRTRYDQGEDIDDMGSGMGGGGFNPFGGGGGQQYTFHFEGGFPGGGFGGFNF from the exons ACACCAAACCTGGTGATGCTGCTGCATTGTTTGAGAGAGTTACAAAAAATGTAAAAGTTAAGAAATACAGTGAGGCACTTAATGATCTAAATGCAGCCATAGAGGCAGACCCAGCGCTTTCAGAGGCGTATTGGCACCGTGCATCTCTCCTTCGTCAATTGTGCAG ATATGAGGAATCAGAAAAAAGCTACAAAAAGTTTCTGGAGATGAAACCAAGAGACTCAGCTGCAGAGAAGGAGCTTTCTCAGTTGCTCCAAGCCAAGAGCGCTTTTGATTCAGCTACCAGCCTGTTGGACACAGGTGACATTAAAAAAGCATTGGAATATATTGATAAAGTCGTACTCGTTTTCTCTCCAGCATGCTCCAAG GCCAAACTCCTTAAGGTGAAGCTATTGCTAGCAGATAAAGATTATTCTGGTGTCATATTGGAGGCAGGATACATGCTTAAAGAGGATGAAGATAATCTGGAGGCTTTGCTGTTAAGAGGCCGTGCCTACTACTATCTAGCTGATCATGATGTTGCCTTAAG GCACTACCAAAAAGGTCTCCGTTCAGACCCAGAGCATGGGGAATTGAAGAAAACGTATTTTGGCTTGAAAAACTTGCTGAAAAAGACTAAAAGT GCAGAAGATAATGCAAGTAAGGGTAAGCTTCGTCTTGCCGTGGAGGAGTACAGAGCAGCCTTGGCATTGGACCCCAACCATTCTGCACATAATGTAAATCTTCATCTTGGTTTGTGTAAAGTCTTGGTGAAGCTGGGAAGGGGGAAGGATGCTATATCAAGCTGTTCAGAAGCCCTTGAGCTTGATGGAGAGCTTATTGATGCTCTAGTGCAG AGGGGTGAAGCCAAGCTTCTAACAGAAGATTGGGAGGGAGCTGTTGCAGATCTGAAAGAAGCAGCTGAAAAATCTCCTCAG GATAGGAATATTCGTGAAGCGCTGATGAGGGCTGAGAGATCATTGAAATTGAGTCAAAGGAAGGATTGGTACAAGATCTTGGGAGTGTCAAAGACAGCATCTGTAGCAGAGATCAAAAAGGCATACAAAAAGCTTGCTCTGCAATGGCATCCTGACAAGAACGTTGAAAACAGAGAAGAAGCCGAAAACAAGTTTCGTGAAATAGCAGCTGCATATGag GTTCTCGGGGATGAGGAAAAACGTACACGATATGATCAGGGAGAAGACATTGATGACATGGGTTCAGGAATGGGCGGTGGGGGATTCAACCCATTCGGCGGAGGAGGAGGGCAGCAGTATACGTTCCACTTTGAAGGTGGTTTTCCAGGTGGGGGATTTGGCGGATTCAATTTTTGA